In one window of Canis aureus isolate CA01 chromosome 36, VMU_Caureus_v.1.0, whole genome shotgun sequence DNA:
- the LOC144305826 gene encoding tubulin alpha-4A chain isoform X1: MRECISVHVGQAGVQMGNACWELYCLEHGIQPDGQMPSDKTIGGGDDSFTTFFCETGAGKHVPRAVFVDLEPTVIDEIRNGPYRQLFHPEQLITGKEDAANNYARGHYTIGKEIIDPVLDRIRKLSDQCTGLQGFLVFHSFGGGTGSGFTSLLMERLSVDYGKKSKLEFSIYPAPQVSTAVVEPYNSILTTHTTLEHSDCAFMVDNEAIYDICRRNLDIERPTYTNLNRLISQIVSSITASLRFDGALNVDLTEFQTNLVPYPRIHFPLATYAPVISAEKAYHEQLSVAEITNACFEPANQMVKCDPRHGKYMACCLLYRGDVVPKDVNAAIAAIKTKRSIQFVDWCPTGFKVGINYQPPTVVPGGDLAKVQRAVCMLSNTTAIAEAWARLDHKFDLMYAKRAFVHWYVGEGMEEGEFSEAREDMAALEKDYEEVGIDSYEDEDEGEE, encoded by the exons ATG CGCGAATGCATCTCAGTCCACGTGGGGCAGGCAGGTGTCCAGATGGGCAATGCCTGCTGGGAGCTCTACTGTCTGGAACATGGGATCCAGCCTGATGGGCAGATGCCCAGTGACAAGACCATCGGTGGAGGGGACGACTCCTTTACCACCTTCTTCTGTGAAACCGGCGCTGGAAAGCATGTGCCCCGGGCAGTGTTTGTGGATCTGGAGCCCACTGTGATTG ATGAGATCCGAAATGGCCCCTACCGGCAGCTCTTCCACCCAGAGCAGCTCATCACTGGGAAGGAGGATGCTGCTAACAACTACGCCCGTGGTCACTATACCATTGGCAAGGAGATCATTGACCCGGTATTGGACCGGATCCGCAAGCTG TCTGACCAGTGCACGGGACTTCAGGGCTTCCTGGTATTCCACAGCTTCGGAGGGGGCACCGGCTCGGGCTTCACCTCACTCCTGATGGAGCGGCTCTCGGTTGACTACGGCAAGAAGTCCAAGCTGGAGTTCTCCATCTACCCCGCCCCCCAGGTGTCCACAGCCGTGGTGGAGCCCTACAACTCCATCCTGACCACCCACACCACCCTGGAGCACTCGGACTGTGCCTTCATGGTGGACAACGAGGCCATCTACGACATCTGCCGCCGCAACCTGGACATCGAGCGCCCCACCTACACCAACCTCAACCGGCTCATCAGCCAAATCGTCTCCTCCATCACGGCTTCCCTGCGCTTCGACGGGGCCCTCAACGTGGACCTGACGGAGTTCCAGACCAACCTGGTGCCCTACCCTCGCATCCACTTCCCGCTGGCCACGTACGCGCCGGTCATCTCCGCGGAGAAGGCCTACCACGAGCAGCTGTCGGTGGCGGAGATCACCAACGCCTGCTTCGAGCCCGCCAACCAGATGGTGAAGTGCGATCCCCGCCACGGCAAGTACATGGCCTGCTGCCTGCTGTACCGGGGCGACGTGGTGCCCAAGGACGTCAACGCCGCCATCGCCGCCATCAAGACCAAGCGCAGTATTCAGTTTGTGGACTGGTGCCCCACGGGCTTCAAGGTGGGGATCAACTACCAGCCGCCCACCGTGGTGCCCGGGGGCGACCTGGCCAAGGTGCAGCGCGCCGTGTGCATGCTGAGCAACACGACCGCCATCGCCGAGGCCTGGGCCCGCCTGGATCACAAGTTCGACCTGATGTATGCCAAGAGGGCCTTTGTGCACTGGTACGTGGGCGAGGGCATGGAGGAGGGGGAGTTCTCTGAGGCCCGGGAGGATATGGCTGCCCTGGAGAAGGATTACGAGGAGGTGGGCATCGACTCCTATGAGGACGAGGATGAGGGAGAAGAATAG
- the LOC144305826 gene encoding tubulin alpha-4A chain isoform X2, whose translation MGNACWELYCLEHGIQPDGQMPSDKTIGGGDDSFTTFFCETGAGKHVPRAVFVDLEPTVIDEIRNGPYRQLFHPEQLITGKEDAANNYARGHYTIGKEIIDPVLDRIRKLSDQCTGLQGFLVFHSFGGGTGSGFTSLLMERLSVDYGKKSKLEFSIYPAPQVSTAVVEPYNSILTTHTTLEHSDCAFMVDNEAIYDICRRNLDIERPTYTNLNRLISQIVSSITASLRFDGALNVDLTEFQTNLVPYPRIHFPLATYAPVISAEKAYHEQLSVAEITNACFEPANQMVKCDPRHGKYMACCLLYRGDVVPKDVNAAIAAIKTKRSIQFVDWCPTGFKVGINYQPPTVVPGGDLAKVQRAVCMLSNTTAIAEAWARLDHKFDLMYAKRAFVHWYVGEGMEEGEFSEAREDMAALEKDYEEVGIDSYEDEDEGEE comes from the exons ATGGGCAATGCCTGCTGGGAGCTCTACTGTCTGGAACATGGGATCCAGCCTGATGGGCAGATGCCCAGTGACAAGACCATCGGTGGAGGGGACGACTCCTTTACCACCTTCTTCTGTGAAACCGGCGCTGGAAAGCATGTGCCCCGGGCAGTGTTTGTGGATCTGGAGCCCACTGTGATTG ATGAGATCCGAAATGGCCCCTACCGGCAGCTCTTCCACCCAGAGCAGCTCATCACTGGGAAGGAGGATGCTGCTAACAACTACGCCCGTGGTCACTATACCATTGGCAAGGAGATCATTGACCCGGTATTGGACCGGATCCGCAAGCTG TCTGACCAGTGCACGGGACTTCAGGGCTTCCTGGTATTCCACAGCTTCGGAGGGGGCACCGGCTCGGGCTTCACCTCACTCCTGATGGAGCGGCTCTCGGTTGACTACGGCAAGAAGTCCAAGCTGGAGTTCTCCATCTACCCCGCCCCCCAGGTGTCCACAGCCGTGGTGGAGCCCTACAACTCCATCCTGACCACCCACACCACCCTGGAGCACTCGGACTGTGCCTTCATGGTGGACAACGAGGCCATCTACGACATCTGCCGCCGCAACCTGGACATCGAGCGCCCCACCTACACCAACCTCAACCGGCTCATCAGCCAAATCGTCTCCTCCATCACGGCTTCCCTGCGCTTCGACGGGGCCCTCAACGTGGACCTGACGGAGTTCCAGACCAACCTGGTGCCCTACCCTCGCATCCACTTCCCGCTGGCCACGTACGCGCCGGTCATCTCCGCGGAGAAGGCCTACCACGAGCAGCTGTCGGTGGCGGAGATCACCAACGCCTGCTTCGAGCCCGCCAACCAGATGGTGAAGTGCGATCCCCGCCACGGCAAGTACATGGCCTGCTGCCTGCTGTACCGGGGCGACGTGGTGCCCAAGGACGTCAACGCCGCCATCGCCGCCATCAAGACCAAGCGCAGTATTCAGTTTGTGGACTGGTGCCCCACGGGCTTCAAGGTGGGGATCAACTACCAGCCGCCCACCGTGGTGCCCGGGGGCGACCTGGCCAAGGTGCAGCGCGCCGTGTGCATGCTGAGCAACACGACCGCCATCGCCGAGGCCTGGGCCCGCCTGGATCACAAGTTCGACCTGATGTATGCCAAGAGGGCCTTTGTGCACTGGTACGTGGGCGAGGGCATGGAGGAGGGGGAGTTCTCTGAGGCCCGGGAGGATATGGCTGCCCTGGAGAAGGATTACGAGGAGGTGGGCATCGACTCCTATGAGGACGAGGATGAGGGAGAAGAATAG
- the LOC144305825 gene encoding tubulin alpha-1B chain-like, which produces MRECISVHVGQAGVQIGNACWELYCLEHGIQPDGQMPSDKTIGGGDDSFNTFFSETGAGKHVPRAVFVDLEPTVIDEVRTGTYRQLFHPEQLITGKEDAANNYARGHYTIGKELIDLVLDRIRKLADQCTGLQGFLIFHSFGGGTGSGFTSLLMERLSVDYGKKSKLEFSIYPAPQVSTAVVEPYNSILTTHTTLEHSDCAFMVDNEAIYDICRRNLDIERPTYTNLNRLISQIVSSITASLRFDGALNVDLTEFQTNLVPYPRIHFPLATYAPVISAEKAYHEQLSVAEITNACFEPANQMVKCDPRHGKYMACCLLYRGDVVPKDVNAAIAAIKTKRSIQFVDWCPTGFKVGINYQPPTVVPGGDLAKVQRAVCMLSNTTAIAEAWARLDHKFDLMYAKRAFVHWYVGEGMEEGEFSEAREDMAALEKDYEEVGMDSVEGEGEEEGDEY; this is translated from the exons ATG CGTGAGTGCATTTCAGTCCATGTGGGGCAGGCCGGTGTGCAAATTGGCAATGCCTGCTGGGAGCTCTACTGTCTGGAACATGGGATCCAACCCGATGGACAGATGCCCAGTGACAAGACCATCGGTGGAGGGGACGACTCCTTCAACACCTTCTTTAGTGAAACTGGGGCTGGGAAACATGTGCCCCGGGCGGTGTTTGTGGATCTGGAGCCCACTGTGATTG ATGAGGTTCGGACAGGCACGTACCGCCAGCTCTTCCACCCAGAGCAGCTCATCACTGGCAAGGAAGATGCTGCCAATAACTACGCCCGAGGTCACTACACCATTGGAAAGGAGCTCATCGACCTGGTACTGGACCGAATTCGGAAGCTG GCTGACCAGTGCACAGGACTCCAAGGGTTCCTCATCTTCCACAGCTTCGGAGGGGGCACCGGCTCGGGCTTCACCTCACTCCTGATGGAGCGGCTCTCGGTTGACTACGGCAAGAAGTCCAAGCTGGAGTTCTCCATCTACCCCGCCCCCCAGGTGTCCACAGCCGTGGTGGAGCCCTACAACTCCATCCTGACCACCCACACCACCCTGGAGCACTCGGACTGTGCCTTCATGGTGGACAACGAGGCCATCTACGACATCTGCCGCCGCAACCTGGACATCGAGCGCCCCACCTACACCAACCTCAACCGGCTCATCAGCCAAATCGTCTCCTCCATCACGGCTTCCCTGCGCTTCGACGGGGCCCTCAACGTGGACCTGACGGAGTTCCAGACCAACCTGGTGCCCTACCCTCGCATCCACTTCCCGCTGGCCACGTACGCGCCGGTCATCTCCGCGGAGAAGGCCTACCACGAGCAGCTGTCGGTGGCGGAGATCACCAACGCCTGCTTCGAGCCCGCCAACCAGATGGTGAAGTGCGATCCCCGCCACGGCAAGTACATGGCCTGCTGCCTGCTGTACCGGGGCGACGTGGTGCCCAAGGACGTCAACGCCGCCATCGCCGCCATCAAGACCAAGCGCAGTATTCAGTTTGTGGACTGGTGCCCCACGGGCTTCAAGGTGGGGATCAACTACCAGCCACCCACCGTGGTGCCCGGGGGCGACCTGGCCAAGGTGCAGCGCGCCGTGTGCATGCTGAGCAACACGACCGCCATCGCTGAGGCCTGGGCCCGCCTGGATCACAAGTTCGACCTGATGTATGCCAAGAGGGCCTTTGTGCACTGGTACGTGGGCGAGGGCATGGAGGAGGGGGAGTTCTCTGAGGCCCGGGAGGATATGGCTGCCCTGGAGAAGGATTACGAGGAGGTGGGCATGGATAgcgtggagggggagggagaagaggagggagatgaATACTAG
- the STK16 gene encoding serine/threonine-protein kinase 16: MGHALCVCSRGTVLIDNKRYLFIQKLGEGGFSYVDLVEGLHDGHFYALKRILCHEQQDREEAQREADMHRLFHHPNILRLVAYCLRERGTKHEAWLLLPFFKRGTLWNEIERLKDKGNFLTEDQILQLLLGICRGLEAIHARGYAHRDLKPTNILLGDEGQPVLMDLGSMNQACIHVEGSRQALALQDWAAQRCTISYRAPELFSVQSHCVIDERTDVWSLGCVLYAMMFGEGPYDMVFQKGDSVALAVQNQLSIPQSPRHSSTLRQLLASMMTVDPQERPPISLLLSQLEALQPPASGQHTTQI, translated from the exons ATGGGCCACGCGCTGTGTGTCTGCTCCCGGGGAACCGTCCTCATTGACAACAAGCGCTACCTCTTCATCCAGAAACTGGGGGAGGG TGGGTTCAGCTATGTGGACCTAGTGGAGGGGTTACATGATGGACACTTCTACGCCCTGAAGCGGATCCTGTGTCACGAGCAGCAGGATCGGGAGGAAGCCCAACGAGAAGCAGACATGCATCGCCTCTTCCATCACCCCAACATCCTCCGACTTGTGGCTTATTGTCTGAGGGAGCGGGGCACTAAACATGAGGCCTGGCTGCTGCTACCCTTCTTCAAG AGGGGTACGCTGTGGAACGAGATAGAAAGGCTGAAGGACAAAGGCAACTTCTTGACTGAAGATCAAATCCTTCAGCTGCTGCTGGGTATCTGCAGAGGCCTTGAGGCCATTCATGCCAGAGGTTATGCCCACAG GGACCTGAAGCCCACCAATATCTTGCTTGGAGATGAGGGGCAGCCAGTTTTAATGGACTTGGGTTCCATGAATCAAGCTTGCATCCATGTGGAAGGCTCCCGCCAGGCTCTGGCCCTGCAG GACTGGGCAGCCCAGCGATGCACCATCTCCTACCGCGCCCCAGAGCTCTTCTCCGTGCAGAGCCACTGTGTCATTGATGAGCGGACTGATGTCTGG TCCCTAGGCTGCGTGCTGTATGCCATGATGTTTGGGGAAGGCCCATATGACATGGTGTTCCAGAAGGGTGACAGTGTGGCCCTTGCTGTGCAGAACCAACTCAGCATCCCGCAGAGCCCCAG GCATTCTTCAACCTTGCGGCAGCTGCTGGCCTCAATGATGACTGTAGACCCCCAGGAGCGCcctcccatctctctcctcctcagtCAGTTGGAGGCACTGCAACCCCCAGCTTCAGGCCAACATACCACCCAAATCTAA